TATTAAATTGCTTGTGTAATCAATGTACCCATTTCTGCCGTTGAAACTGGTGTGGAATCATCTGCTAAATCAGCGGTGCGATGACCACTTGCCAAGACTTTTTGAACCGCACTTTCAATAGCATCTGCTGCTTCATTTAAGTTGAAGCTGTAACGCAACATCATCGCGGCAGAAAGAATTTGTGCGATTGGGTTGGCAATGCCTTTGCCTGCAATATCAGGGGCAGAACCACCAGCAGGCTCGTATAAACCAAAACCTTCTTCGTTGAGGCTTGCAGATGGCAACATTCCCATAGAACCTGTGATCATAGCCGCTTCGTCAGAAATAATATCGCCGAAAATGTTAGAGCAAAGTAAAACATCAAAAGATTCTGGTGCCTTGATTAATTGCATTGTGGCGTTATCGATATAGATATGCTCTAAAGTCACTTCTGGATAGTCTTTTGCCATTTCTGTCACGGTTTCACGCCATAAAATAGAAGACTGTAATACGTTAGCTTTATCCACAGAAGTGACTTTTTTATTGCGTTTCATTGCTGCATCAAAAGCCGCACGTGCAATGCGTTCGATTTCATATTTGTAATACACTTCGGTATCAAATGCTTTGGTTTGTGTACCATCCCCCTCACGGCCTTTAGGCTGACCAAAATAAATTCCGCCCGTTAATTCACGTACTACCACCATATCAAAGCCTTTTGCGGCAATATCTGCACGTAATGGACAGAATTTTTCGAGTCCTTTATAAAGGGTAGCAGGGCGAAGATTACAGAATAATTTGAAATATTTACGCAAAGGCAATAATGCACCACGTTCTGGCTGTTGATCTGGCGGTAAATTTGTCCATTTAGGGCCGCCCACAGAGCCAAACAAAATCGCATCCGCTTCATCACAGCCTTTTAAGGTTTCTGCTGGTAATGGATAACCGCAATGATCAATGGCAGCACCGCCCACAAAAAACTCGTTAAAGTTAAGTTTAAAACCAAATTTTTCTTGAACTTTGTTTAATACTTTAATGGCTTCAGCCATTACTTCGGGGCCGATACCATCGCCTGCTAATACTGCTATATTGTATGATTGCATATTATTTTTCCTATTTTTTACTTCAAAAGTGCGGTTAGTTTTTTCGTATTTTTCCCCTCTTTGCGAAAAAGGGGAACTCGATAGATTAATGCTGTTTATGATTCTTAATATCTGCCACTTTATGCGCTCGATAAATGGCATTGATAGCGTGGACTAAAGCAAGTGCGGAAGATTCAACAATATCTGTTGCTAAACCGACACCGTGGAATTTACGCCCTTTGTGTTCCACCACAATATCCACTTGCCCTAATGCTTCTGCACCCTCGCCTTTAGCGGTTAAGTTATAGTGAGACATTTTGATTTCTAAGCCAGTTAAATTTAAGATGGCGTTGTAAACCGCATCCACTGGGCCATTGCCGCCAATTGAAGACGTACTTAATTTTTCGCCATCCAACTTCAATTGAACAAAGGCTGTTGCTGGATATTCTTTCGTTGAATGAGCAGAAAGTTTATCTAATACTAAGCGATCCTCGTCCCCTTGTTGCATATCGATAAACGCCAAGGCTTCCAAGTCATAATCGAACACTTGACCTTTTTTATCCGCCAATTTTAAGAACGCGTCATACAATTTATCCAAATCATAATCTTGTTCGTTATAGCCCATATCCGTCATATGACCTTTCACAGCTGCGCGACCAGAACGGGCAGTTAAATTCAATTTTTCTTTTTTCAATCCAATGGTTTCTGGAGACATGATTTCGTAGGTATTTTTGTTTTTCAACATACCATCTTGATGGATACCAGAAGAATGAGCAAAAGCATTTGAACCCACAATGGCTTTATTCGGTTGAATCGGCATATTGCAAAGTTGGCTAACCATTTGGCTGACACGATGAATTTCTTGGGTATTGATACGAGTATCCACGCCCATAAAATCCTGACGAACTTTCATTGCCATGACTACTTCTTCAAGGGAAGTATTGCCCGCACGTTCCCCAATTCCATTAATAGTACATTCAATTTGACGCGCACCATTTTGCACTGCCGTTAAAGAATTAGCGGTTGCCATACCTAAGTCATTGTGGCAATGCACAGAAATCACAGCTTTGTCGATATTCGGCACGCGATTACGCACTTGAGCAATAATGTTGCCATATTCATTTGGTAAGCAGAAACCGACTGTATCGGGAATATTTACTGTAGTTGCACCTGCATTGATTGCGGCTTCAACAATACGACAGATATTATCAATGCCTGTACGCCCCGCATCTTCGCAAGAAAACTCAACATCATCCGTATAATTACGTGCGCGTTTCACTGCTGCAACTGCCATTCCTACTACATCATCAAAAGAACGTTTTAATTTCGCTTCAACGTGCAATGCGGAACTTGCAATAAACGTATGAATACGGAATGCTTCAGCAACTTTCAATGCTTCGTATGCGGCATCAATGTCTTTATCTACGGCTCGAGATAACGCGGCAACACGGGCGTTTTTAATATGGCGTGCAATGG
The nucleotide sequence above comes from Haemophilus influenzae. Encoded proteins:
- the leuA gene encoding 2-isopropylmalate synthase, which gives rise to MTDRVIIFDTTLRDGEQALKASLTVKEKLQIALALERLGVDVMEVGFPVSSQGDFESVQTIARHIKNARVAALSRAVDKDIDAAYEALKVAEAFRIHTFIASSALHVEAKLKRSFDDVVGMAVAAVKRARNYTDDVEFSCEDAGRTGIDNICRIVEAAINAGATTVNIPDTVGFCLPNEYGNIIAQVRNRVPNIDKAVISVHCHNDLGMATANSLTAVQNGARQIECTINGIGERAGNTSLEEVVMAMKVRQDFMGVDTRINTQEIHRVSQMVSQLCNMPIQPNKAIVGSNAFAHSSGIHQDGMLKNKNTYEIMSPETIGLKKEKLNLTARSGRAAVKGHMTDMGYNEQDYDLDKLYDAFLKLADKKGQVFDYDLEALAFIDMQQGDEDRLVLDKLSAHSTKEYPATAFVQLKLDGEKLSTSSIGGNGPVDAVYNAILNLTGLEIKMSHYNLTAKGEGAEALGQVDIVVEHKGRKFHGVGLATDIVESSALALVHAINAIYRAHKVADIKNHKQH
- the leuB gene encoding 3-isopropylmalate dehydrogenase; translated protein: MQSYNIAVLAGDGIGPEVMAEAIKVLNKVQEKFGFKLNFNEFFVGGAAIDHCGYPLPAETLKGCDEADAILFGSVGGPKWTNLPPDQQPERGALLPLRKYFKLFCNLRPATLYKGLEKFCPLRADIAAKGFDMVVVRELTGGIYFGQPKGREGDGTQTKAFDTEVYYKYEIERIARAAFDAAMKRNKKVTSVDKANVLQSSILWRETVTEMAKDYPEVTLEHIYIDNATMQLIKAPESFDVLLCSNIFGDIISDEAAMITGSMGMLPSASLNEEGFGLYEPAGGSAPDIAGKGIANPIAQILSAAMMLRYSFNLNEAADAIESAVQKVLASGHRTADLADDSTPVSTAEMGTLITQAI